Genomic DNA from Candidatus Binataceae bacterium:
AGATTCTGGAGCGGATGCTCGCCGATTGCTCTGCCGGCGACATCGCCATCTTCATGTCCAACGGTCCGTTCGACGGCTTGAAAAACCGTTTTCTGGAAGCGTTGCGTGGCCGCGGCACTTCCTAGCTGGGTTTGTCACGGCCCACAACAATCCTGATGCAGCTGACCTCTTCACCGTTCCTGATTAGCGCCTGGCGCGGCCAGTTTCTCCCCTGGGGAGAAACCGTGTTTCGGGCGAGGATGGGTCAGCGTGGCGAGGGCGGAAGGCTCTGCTCGATAGAATCTGGTGGCAATTCAAGAATCTTTAGTAGTGGGCCGCCCTCCGGAATTCGTCCTTTAGCGATCAGTTCGTCCCAGAGGTGCGCCGGCGAGGTGCTGAAGACCGCGTCTGCGTTCACCGGGACCTCAAACCAGGAACCCCGCGCCTTTTCGTCGTGCAGTTGGTCGATGCTCCATTGCGAGTAGCCCTGGAAGACGCGGACGCTCTCCTTGTCTAGATGCGGGTCCTTTAAAATCGCGGCGATGTCCTTGGGATCGACACTCAGGTATAGGTTGCCGAACACGTGGTGGTCGTCCTGGTTCGGGCTTGAAGTGCGCCGCACCATGAGCGTCGCGTCCAGCTCCACGGGACCGCCGAAATAAATCACATCCGCCGCGTTCGGGAGGTCGACCGAGTTGGGGAACGCTTTCTTGACGCCTATCGTGGTCGGTTTGTTGATAATTACCCCTTCTACCAGCTGAGGCATTATCTCGGGTGGGAGCATCAGAATGACCGATTGGTCGAAAAGGGGATCGCCCAACTCGGGCCTGGCCACCAGGAAGTTGGGCTCATCGGCGGATGCGGTCCCCGCCGACAGGGCAACCACCATAACCGCGATTGCCAGCAAGATTCTCGGCCGTTTCACGGAGGCCACGATATTTTGGACTTGAGTCATCGGCACAACCGAGGCCGACACATAGCTAGTAGCCGAGGAGCGGATCCACCACATTTAGCAGTTGGGTTCCCGCGGTAAAGCGCCGCAGGTTCTCGGCGAACAATTCGCACGCCTTCTCCATATAGCCGCGGTTGGCTCCCGACATATGGGGGGTAAGGATGACGTTTTCCAAATCCCACAGGGGACTGGAGGCTTCCAGCGGCTCATGCTCGAACACGTCAAGGCCGGCGCCGCCGATTTTTCCGCCGCGCAGGGCTTCGATCATGGCCTGCTCGTCGATCACTTCTCCGCGTCCAATATTCACAATGTATGCGCCGGGCCTCATCGCGGCGATTTCCTTTGCCCCGACAAACTTGCGAGTCGCGGGGGTGAGCGGCAGGGTCACCGTCAGGTAGTCGCTCTCCTCCATGATCGCCTGACATTGGTCGGGTCCGAAGAACTTGCGGGGAAGCTTTCCTTCAGGGTCCCCGAGGCCTGCGGGGCACCATCCCCGGTCGCGGCGGTCCCCCGGGTTTCGCTTCAGCGCCAGCACCTGCATTCCCAGCGCGTCAGCGAGCCGCGCGGTCTCGCGGCCGATCGAGCCGTAGCCGATAACGCCCAGGGTCTTTCCGCGCATCTCCTCGATGGTGTCCATGAAACCGGTGCGGCGATGCCATTCGTGGCGAAGCTGCGCTCTGATCATAACATGAAGCTGGTGCGCGTAAGCGAGCATCGAGGCTATCGTGTATTCCGAGATGGCAGTGGCGTGAATGCCACTTGAGGTGGTTACGGGAACTTTCCCGTTCTTGCCGATCCACGACGAAACGTGGTCCGCGCCCGCGCTTAGCAGCTGAATCCATCTGAGACCGGGCGCGCGCTCCAGCAAGTCGTCCGGCACGCGAAAACCGAGCATCACGTCGCATCCGCCAGCCACCAGCGCCCGAACGTCTTGGTTGGTCCGGCAGACGCGGTCGGAGATTTCGGCCCGTGGGGCGGCCTGCTGAACCACTTCTCGCAGTTCAGGCGTGAGCGGGATGGTGGCGATGATTT
This window encodes:
- a CDS encoding YqgE/AlgH family protein, translating into MTQVQNIVASVKRPRILLAIAVMVVALSAGTASADEPNFLVARPELGDPLFDQSVILMLPPEIMPQLVEGVIINKPTTIGVKKAFPNSVDLPNAADVIYFGGPVELDATLMVRRTSSPNQDDHHVFGNLYLSVDPKDIAAILKDPHLDKESVRVFQGYSQWSIDQLHDEKARGSWFEVPVNADAVFSTSPAHLWDELIAKGRIPEGGPLLKILELPPDSIEQSLPPSPR
- a CDS encoding D-2-hydroxyacid dehydrogenase, with the protein product MKIIATIPLTPELREVVQQAAPRAEISDRVCRTNQDVRALVAGGCDVMLGFRVPDDLLERAPGLRWIQLLSAGADHVSSWIGKNGKVPVTTSSGIHATAISEYTIASMLAYAHQLHVMIRAQLRHEWHRRTGFMDTIEEMRGKTLGVIGYGSIGRETARLADALGMQVLALKRNPGDRRDRGWCPAGLGDPEGKLPRKFFGPDQCQAIMEESDYLTVTLPLTPATRKFVGAKEIAAMRPGAYIVNIGRGEVIDEQAMIEALRGGKIGGAGLDVFEHEPLEASSPLWDLENVILTPHMSGANRGYMEKACELFAENLRRFTAGTQLLNVVDPLLGY